The genomic interval TGATGCACAATTCAATTTTGATACCCTTTCAGACAGATGTTTTAagtccttaaacccagacttggaccacacaccctctccactgaatagcaggcaaaGGAAGCAAATAGTGATTACTTTgagatgcttgcagttagccactgcttccttccaaaccactcatagTTGAATTTGTGAGTTCCGCTTTGTTGTGTAATATTTATGGCAAATGAGCACAGAGACGTTTTATctctaatttctcttcatatgataaggatggaaaaggatttgccagtagattgttaacgtgattcatgatgacgactgcttgtctagcttgcttgctaagattttgaaagtatgatgttgacatgatcagtccaatcaaagctaaggTAGAAAaaacgtgatttgacgtaattttatctgtggccaatgaccttcagccttcttggaagggcacttctactgtaaatctatggcagcacccaaagggGCTTGAATGTTCTAGCTCTAGCCACTAGGCAGCTAGCCTAGCCACTCGGCaactaggcaggtagcctagccacGAGGCAACTAGGTAGGTAGCCTAGccactaggcaggtagcctagccactAGGCAGGTAGCTTAGCCCCTAGGTAGGTAGCCGAGCccctaggcaggtagcctagtggttagaccaggggtgtcaaactcatttcgcatcgtgggccacatacggcctagggagatgtcaagtgggccggaccattaaaattataccatactctgctataaataaccaaaatatcatgtctttcctttgttttggtgtaaagaagcacaagaacattaggaaaatattgaaatttaatgaactatccttttacaaaacatttcatgaaacacctcatatttccttagacaaatgtgcaatttacttttatcattcacaaatatgcattgcaactgatcccactgattgtacaaaggcacaaaactttaattggtactgaaaaatatagtaatgcactttaagattaaatgagacttttaaagaaaggaatttttaaaccacttacacatacgcatataaaatctaaatgtaatccctgcgtacaccttacaaactaaggagagtgattttaaatgtgtaatgaagaaagtgttcgcctgtcctgtaaatctgtaaacttcatacatgaaacatacatacacatacaatacatactgaaaatttatggagttgtatgaacagtagaattccatcacacaacttttgttttgaagctgctgactaacattaaagtgcacattttttaaatcaccacagtaaggattcatcttcacagagctgtattctttcaatgcaaacagtatctaaggcagcattttaaaggtgttagtctagtctggacttgtatttgttcctgaaacttggcatcttttggcctgtacaagtgcatcaacaccaggtgtcatgtcctgactagctgtcactttcagaatgtcatttaagtgcttgtttgtgagccttgaacgcatttttgttttattgatattcatcactgagaaaatttgttcacaaaggtaggttgtcccaaacatgcacaaaattttagcagccagagctgttaatttggggtaccctggtagtagatactgataaaatctgtccagacctacagaggcaaatttgcccttcaaatctgcatcacactgcaaatcaattatctctagctgaatttcgaccggcagatcagaagctttaactgtgaaaggtaagcgaaaaactgaaaattctgtctcaagttcaccaaatacctgaaaacgtttctcaaactcccgcagtagtcctgcaattttgtctttgtaccgtttcatgtccgcatcaggtctggtcacacacacatctctcagacaggggaaatgagcagggttgccatttgccagttgcatctcccacaaagtcagcttcaacttaaatgcatgaatgttgtcagaaaactgtgtgacaacttttttgcggccttgcaacattttgttcagattgttcaagtgttcagtaatatcaaccaagaatgcaaggtcccgtagccattcctgagattgtaattccaacaccggttttccttttttctccatgaactgtccgatttcctctcgtagatcaaagaaatgcctcagcacagcgcctcggcttaaccatctcacttcagtgtcgtatggcaggctgtgggtaatgttgctgtcgctgagaagtttgtcaaactgacgatggttcagacctctggaccggatgaaatttacagtgcgaacaaccacctccatgacgtggtccattttcagcgacttgcaacacaatgcctcctggtgcaaaatacagtgaaatgtccagaaacgatctcctccattaagggcttgtactttgtctttgaactttgtcgcgacacctgctttctttccgaccatggatggcgcgccgtctgtagccaggctgacagcgcgggaccagtccactccaactctgtccaatgcagcaacgacagagccgaaaatgtcctcggctgttgtggtgtccatcattggcaccaactcaagaaactcttcagtaacagtcaatgtctcatcaactcctcgaataaatatggccagttgggccacgtctgtgatgtcagtgcactcgtcaattgccacggaaaatgcaataaatgacttgactctctgtttcaattgactgtctaaatctgccgatagttccgaaatcctctctgctatagtattcctcgtcaggctaatattggcaaaagcttgtcgcttctcgggacatacaagttcagccgccttcatcatgcatcgtttaacaaagtcaccgtcggaatacggcttcgatgctaatgctatttcgctagcaattaggtagctggcttttaccgctgcttcactgacttctcggctctggatgaaagttgactgctgtttcctcagacccgccagcaattcgttaatcttatctcttctcagttgtccttgcaagccgtcatatttttcgctgtgatgagtctcgtagtggcgtcgaatattatattccttcaataccgaaacttgttgcaaacacaccaagcacgaaggttttccgtgcatctctgtaaataaataggacgtggtccatttttctttgaaaattctacactccttatctacttttctccgtttggataacgacattttggctaatgagggtgtggcggagaggtagagaccaaggtattaacaacgtcgtaacaagcagcagatggcgcattgataccgtctgctgttttcagtctgtctcagtgatgcggcttgtcttctactctgatggaaagagtgcgccccttagcggataacccatgaattgcagcgaattaaaaatattaattccatgtcttttatgcattttttccactttcaaattatcctgcgggcctgatcgaacctccttgggggccggttccggcccgcgggccgtatgtttgacacccctgggttagaccattgggccagtaactgaaatgttgctagatcgaatccccaaaaTGAcatgttaaaaatctgtcgttctgcccctgaacaaggcagttaacccactgttcctaggccgtaattgtagataagaatttgttcttaacggacttgcctaggtaaataaataaaaagatttcGTGGTGACGTATTGTTCCCATGAGTGAcaaaacactgagccaatcacggagcaactggagaacattaccaacccctacattctgtattttccgctggctgccccaccaccacagaaagcactgagctaggctgaaacacctgcattttggagctgccttactcaagaaagcaaaaagaggccatgtttgtatgcggctttattaactcaatatatatatattattttttttacattgtttgcaaacttatATGTGACACCAAAAAATATtatagattattatttttttttttattcagtaGGTGTGGCTCAAAACCACTGGTCGGTAACGCTGAGAAAAGTATGAGATCAAACTGTTGCGCTCCCTCACCTaaaaatcaccactacaccactgactaTATAGCCTATTTCAAATGCGATTGCTGAGCCAATCACGTTACAAAGTCAGAAATAAGTTGTACAGAATTTAAACTGGGACTGCTGTCGCAAATCCATTAAAAAAGTGCGCCTACCTTCTGACCATAATATACCAGGTATTTCCAAGTCAATATAACTAAACTGATACTAAGTAACATTAGATTTGTTCAACTGTGTGTATGTAATTGTCGCACATGAACCGAAAGCGCAACAATAGGACTCTAACGTATATCACTATAGCAACAGTAATAGACAACATTCCAAACTGAAGAGAATTCATTAAATAATTATTTTCGAATTATAAACCCTTTGCAATCTGCAAAAAATATTGATTGCGTTTCTATGAGCAATCAAATGGCATAGTTTAACACCTCAACGAAGAGGATTTCACTTCAGGTACCGAGACACAAAGCACAATGATTTACCGCGACATTGACTTGAAGAGTGTACCGAGACCCAAAAGTGCAGTTTACCGTGACCAGTCGAAGAAAGTCAAGTTCAGTCTTGGTGCCAGGCTGCGTGAAACGGGAGAGATGTTCGTTGTTCCCGACTGCCATCACAATATGAGAATCAGAGAGCTAAAAAATGCCATGGAATTAGTGGTTGGGGTTCCCACAGACTTCCAGAGAGTATGCTACCTggataatggtaaaataaatacCTTTCATCTCACTTGCTGGTTTAACTGTTGACATATTTTAATGAGAAATGGGGAGTTTTTGTTGATTAATTGATTAGATATGTATCCATTGATTTTTATTGGGTTCAATTAAGTTAGAATCACGTCCCTTATAAATCTCAAACGTAGGCTAGCTGTGACAGGCCCATCATGGTGAACATTTTTTTTGAGGGCGTTTTCCATTCAGACTAATTATCTaatgatgtgcttctctgaccaGACCTAATGTGTACTCTCTCCACCCAACCTATGTGATGACACCACTATTAACTATAATGACATCATCCCTGGAAATACTGACACCCTGATGATCTGGCCTTATGATGGATGGGCTGAGCTTGTGATAGCTGCAGCTACTTAGGATGTATTCAAGGTGATGTGGCATGAAAGAAAAACCTAGAATAGTCAACAGCAGTCATACACAGAGACTCTCTATGGCTCAGGTCATTATTGatcatagtaaaaaaaaaaagaggcttccgagtggtgcagcggtgtaaggcactgcatcttagtgctagaaatgtcactacagaccctggtttgattccaggctgtatcacaactggccgtgattgggagtcccatagggcggggcacaattggcccagcgtcatccaggttaggggtttggccggggtaggccgtcattgtaaataagaatttgttcttaactgacttgcttcgttaaataaaggtaaaaaaccaTCATCACCTAATAGCAATACTGCATTTCTTTACCAGACTTGCTGAAAGACCCACCATGGACACATGCCTGCTGTGTCGAACGGTTTATTATTTCAAAcaatttattatttttaattcCTGAAGATGTAACTTTATGTAGATACAGAGTTTTTCCGGTACGCTGGCAATATCTGTGTCATGTTAATTCGGTCATGTTAATTTGGTCATGTTAATTCGGAAAACGTTTGGCAGAAGAAAGCAAAAGTCAAGCCAGTCTCTCCttgtttcagtccgttttcttTCTGTCTGCCTAACGAACTTGACCCTGTTATCTTTGTAGGGGCCAATGTTAAGGGCCAGACTCCCCTGGGGCGCGGGGCCTGTCACGCGGCAGCCGCCCAGGGCCAGTTGCAGTCCATCCAGGAGCTACTGGTGCGCAGTGCCCCACACCAACTGGAGGACGCCGAGGGCATAACAGCTCTGAGAACCGCCACGCGCTGGGGCCAGAGGAAGAGCACCCGGCAGCTCTTCCTCTTC from Salvelinus fontinalis isolate EN_2023a chromosome 18, ASM2944872v1, whole genome shotgun sequence carries:
- the LOC129816050 gene encoding uncharacterized protein LOC129816050; its protein translation is MIYRDIDLKSVPRPKSAVYRDQSKKVKFSLGARLRETGEMFVVPDCHHNMRIRELKNAMELVVGVPTDFQRVCYLDNGANVKGQTPLGRGACHAAAAQGQLQSIQELLVRSAPHQLEDAEGITALRTATRWGQRKSTRQLFLFHWQECAQGVHLKPHLDETELFAHQKHDSQLRTWHRGAHAQRYMAHLGRCSRGVEGRVEVRQLGPPQNSSMRAQARRAWMGEA